taTATTGATCCTAGTGGTTGTTTGGAATAATGAAGGCTTAGCAAACACGCAACGAGGATGTGCTTAATTTGCTGACATATCTCTTCCGTTCTTGAATATTGATCTTTCGTTTTTCTTTCCTAGGGTGACCCACACCCACTAGGAATCGAAAAACTCTGCACCTGCTGGTATGCATGAATTATTTAAAGTTGGCTACTTGGCCTTATAGAATTCTTTCAGACAGCATGGAGATGGAGAAATTTCCCACCAAATATTGACCCATACCCCACATGATTTGGATGGATCCCTTGATCCGATCACGAATGCTTAGGTGGACTTTGTTTCTAAATGTAGAAATGTTATTCAGTAACCATTGTGGTTTGTTCCATAAACTAAATTAAGGTTGGGTTTTCTGAtggcataaaaatcatcatttaCAActgattaaatatttaaaatttagttGTTGAAACACTGAAATTATATATATCTTCACAACAAGTTGCACCAAATAATATtgtatgtatataaaatacTAATAATACAGCCTATATGCCAAACTGATCAGTTGATCAATCAATTAAGGAACTAGTCCACCAATCAAAGATAAGACATGCCTCGTCGGATCGATATAATCGCCTTAGCCGTCGAGCACATGAGCAACGTGCTGCGTCCTCCAATGACTACGATTCAACGACGgcaacccccaaaaaaaataggagaaaagaaaaagaacacgTCGCATGCATTCATGCATGTACCAAACACAAAATCATTaacaattaatcaattaataaaaagaaatgaGAGTGAGGCCAGGAGAGTTTTATTTTATCCTAATTAATCCGCTCTCGCCGAGCAGAGCCAAGCATCATGGCTACTTGCCAAGTTGCCATGCAAATTGTAGGATTAATAATCGATTTATTTTGCTGACATCTTGGGAGCTCATCTGGCTATAAATATATACCTTGATCGATCGCGAGTAATATCGCATCAGCATTCAACGAACACACACACAATCGGAATCGATTAAGAGAGCAAATTGTGTAGTAGTGTTGCATATGGAGACACCAAAGATATCGGGAGTAGCACTTGCGGCAGCCATTGCCGTCGTTCTGGCCATGGCGAccacgccggcggtggcgcagaACTCGCCGCAGGACTTCGTGGACCTCCACAACGCGGCGCGACGCGTGGAGGGCGTCGGCGAGGTGGTCTGGGACGACGCCGTGGCGGCGTACGCGGAGAACTACGCGGCGGAGCGCGCCGGCGACTGCGCGCTCATCCACTCCGGCAGCTGGGAGAAGGCCGGCTACGGCGAGAACCTCTTCGGAGGCTCCGGCAGCGAGTGGACGGCAGCGGACGCCGTCAACAGCTGGGTGGGGGAGAAGGATCTGTACGACTACGACAGCAACAGCTGCCTGGGGTCGTGGGACTCGTGCCTCCACTACACGCAGGTGATGTGGAGCCGCACGACGGCGATCGGCTGCGCCCGCGTGGACTGCGACAACGGCGGCGTCTTCATCACCTGCAACTACAACCCCGCCGGCAACTTCCAGGGAGAGCGCCCCTTCGAGCGTGGCCTCACTCTCTCTGCTTAATAAGTTATTAATACAGTATTTACTTTAACTATGTATGGAGTATGATATAAATGTGCGAAATAATAATTACGGGGatcttattatatatatatgtacgttgTCGTTcgaataaaagaagaaaataaatgagAAAATTAATTCCATTGTCTGCATGTAATTTGAAAGGACGACCATACAATCAGAGACTGGGTGGTGCTGTGGTGGAACAGTCCTAGTGGCCTGTCCAGGGGAAACTAATTAAGAATTGATTCTTAGAAGCAGCTGGTTAGTAGACAACTTTTGAGGATCTGTAAAAGTTGGTTTCCCAGCTTCTAATTTCTTGttcattttctgaattctgGGCCTATTTGGCATAGTTCCATcaccagctccacctctcctaaaactggagctcagccaaacagtttcagctccacctaataGCAGCGAAGCTGGGTGGAGCGCTCtcataaaatgaactagagatgtGGAGCTGTGTTTagtcagctccacaactccacttcaGACCCAACtactggagttaaatttagaagttggagctctaccatgCAACTatagcttctcagaatctgtaCCAAAAGCTATACTGTTTGGGGGGGAGTTTCTGATTCTGGGAAAAGCTGCAGCAGCtggaagctcccccaaacaggccctaggtGTCTATTTGGGAAAAGCTTTTAGCAGCTGCAACTTCTCTCAGAATCTTTAACTCTCCCTAAACAATTTAGATTGTCATTCACATTATAAGAATTTGTAGTAGATATATaattcagaaaatgaactaTAACAAAAATTTGGAAAACTAACTTTTTCATATTCTCATGAACTGAGAACAAATCTGTTAATTCTCACAATTTTAAGCTCTACCAAAAAGAATTGAACATCTGGGCTGACCTATGGTGGGAAACTACCAATTGGGGCTAAGTTTGAATAGGCTTCATCTGGTCCAACGAATTACAGCCCACAAACATGCATGTATGAGCTAATATTTCAAGCCTACATAGATGGGCTGGCGATGAGGCCCATCTAATGCCTTCATCAGGCTAGACTTGAAGCCCGTGAGGATAGGGTGCGAAACTCCTATGGCACGATTGATTGCTTGGGGCGATCGGTTCCTCTGCCCTACgcggtattttttttttggcaccacTTTACTTTTCTGTTTTACTAAGTTTATACCCCCGAAGTTTATACCTattaagtttacacatctaaagtttacatACTTAAAGTTTGTTGACCTAAAATttgtaagtcaaaagtttatatatcagATTCAAGTTCATCTTTAAatgtatttaaatttaaattcaaatttgaatcggtatataaacttttgacctaTAAAAGATGTGTAAACCCTATaagtataaactttaggtatataaacttaaaaaaactatatggtgaaaaaaaaagaaaagtggtgaaaaaaaaactatagggTGTCCATGTAAATCGATCCCAATAAAAGCATCAAGGAAGCTCATAGTGTATGCAAAGTAAGGGAAAACCTAATTTTGTAGctaagaaaaaaatagcttTAGCTATATGGCCGAGGGGTAAAATATTAGAGTGCTCATTACTAATTTACTTCTTGACATTACCATATACCTTGAAAAATAACTActagtacgtacgtactatTTAGAGTTCAATTTGTTTGTTTGAAAGTTTGTGAAGTGATACTAGATATTGATCTATattgttaattatttttcaacaaaatatatgattattatttgGATTGACATTTAGTTAAGCAACAAGCTGGGGACATATTCCTATAAGAGACAAAGTTATTAATATTTCTCCGCAATTTGATAAATTAATATCGACATGCTATGATGTCTGACCTAGTTAGACATACGTGTAAGAATTGGTCAGTGGGAAATCGATTACTAATCAAAATAATCAAGTGGATCAAATTAAGTCGATCCGGGCATGTACTTGTTGCTGATGAACGTCACAGGgtagaaaggaagaaaacacGGCAGGAAAGCATGGTTACCCATATTCCAATGGATGCACCCACCTATATATATAGCTACTAGCCAGTGCACGTGtaactttattttttatgaaaaaaatagtgatcaaagatagaatattttttaaagttcGACCACAAATTTATGTAAAAAATTATCAATATCTAAAACACTAAATtggttttattaaatataacattaaatatattttaataatatatttgttttctgttgaaaatattactatatatttctgtaaacttaatcaaacttcgATTTTGATAAACACCTGGCGATAATAAAATCGACAAATATATGCAGGATCAGGTGACTAAAATCAGACAGCTCTTTAtttattactacctccatattttaatgtatgacgccgttgactttttgtctaaCATtagactattcgtcttattcgaaacaattatgtaattatcatttattttattgtgacttgattcatcaccaaatattctttaagcatggcataaatattttatatttggataaaaattttgaataaaacgaatagtcaaacgttggttgaaaaatcaatggcgtcatacattaaaatacggagggagtaatttgtaataaaaatacacaccggatacatatatatctgtATTTGTAGATACTCAATACGTCTGCATCATGACGTACTTATTGCATCCAACACACTGATCATGCATACGCATGCAGATCGATGTgcgtacatatatacatacgaaCATACATAGTAGTTCGTACATATATGCGCATATATATCTACTGAGAGCAGAAAGATTTATACGTACAATATATACTAGAGTAGTAGCAAAATATATTCCATAGCATATAcgttacgtacgtacgtatacgtatacgtatacggtAGCTAGTACGGCCTCTGGTTTTGGACGTTGCCGGCGGGGAAGTAGGTGCAGATGAAGAAGACGCCTCGGTTGGCGTtgcaggcgacggcggcgcatcCGACGGCGGTGGTGTCGCGCCACACGACCTGCGTGTAGTGGCCGCACATGGCGCCGCCGACGCAGCTGTTGCTGGCGTAGTCGTAGGAGCCCTTCTCCGCCACCCACTGGTCgacggagctcgccgccgtccacgccTGCACGGAGGGGTTCCACGACAGGTTCTCGCCGTACTGATAGTTGTTGCGATCGGAGTGCCGCAGCGCGCAGTCGCCGGCGCGCTGGTTCGCGTAGCCCTGCGCGTACGCCGCCAGGTTGTCGTCCCACGACAGCGCCGGGACGCCGACGGCGCTCCGGGCGGCGTTGTGGATGTTGACGATGTCGGTCGCCGTGGTCTGGGCCTGCGCCGTCGATGTGGTGGCCAGaaccaccgccatggccgccatcaCCACTGCAAAGCTCGCTCCTCTCTCCATTGCAAGCTCGCAGTTGATTTGATTGGCAGTGTACGTTCGATCGACTGCGCAATTAGAGTAGAACtagagctatagctagctagtagagGTGATGATTAATACATGCAATTTCGGCAGTATTTATAGACGGGCTGGCTCTCGATCGAGCCATGGACTTAATTAAGCACATGGCAAAGAAGAAACGGTAAACGTTGATACGGCGGACTGGTCCCTAATTATTAAGAGAAAGAAATGGGAGAAGAGCTGAAGAGGTGATAAGACCAGAAAGTCATGAACAAAGCACTCATGGGAAAGTGGATAATATGCGTGGCAAAACTTGTTACTACAGACCAAATTCTCTTACCCAGAATGTCTGAAAATTCTTCAAATCGGGTGCCCGCGCCTCCGCGCCGAAAAAAATGGGGCACCGCGCCTCCGTCCACCACGCGCCCCACCACACGCACTGTTGCAATAAATCTGCCACATATTACGGAAACACTCTATTAACAGGaatccgtttcatttttttttcaccaataaTGTTTCAACAAGTATATTCGTATTGTtacactatgtatagatcaaatgttgcagagAATTGAAACatcctttcgctatttgctgaaacattatttttatatgcgGTGAAATAGCTTCAAAAACCGTTGTTTCATGCGCTGTAGCAAAATGTTTTATGAGGTGATTTGGTTGTATTTAAGCTTTTTAAACGATTGGACCATTTTCAATCAacgtagtgaaacaattccgatctaTTTGGTGGAACAACcccgatttttttaaaaaaacgggTGTCCGATTTATATACGCCTCGCCAAAATGTGTAAAAACAGGAGTGGGATGGAGTCGATCAGCTAGGAAAGGATGTGTCAGATGCTGGAAACTTTTAGCGCTTCCCAAAGAACAATACTCTATGCCTAttaaaatacaaaatatttttttgggcaACTAGAACTTATTTTGATGGATGATTTCTCGAAAGAGCCGTATGTGAAAATTAACTTGTACGCGGGGTCATGAAATTCGTACCCCATGCAAATCCTTAATTTTTATAGGCCCTTGGTAGTACAGTTGATCGATTCAAATAAATGCTGCCGAAAATAGGTTACGTTTTCTTTACCAGAGTTAAGTAATTGAGTGATCAAAGTAGCAGTAATATTCTACTCTTTTATTAAAATCGGAGGTGTAGTATGTAAACACCACCTgttgatgaggacatcacttcGTCGGATACGCTCGTAACTTCACACGCTCCAATAATAATTTCAAGTCCAAGACCAGTTCGGCCTCCGGAGAcagcactgacttcaaacggacctagcgccttcatgctatctccgatttgggtgatcttggacttcgtggaaatcttatctcgctacctttcaaacgcatccggtttcatgtccaaattcatctcgagtcaacgggaatcaccaaaataagacagtgctgttgctgaaaccgaacttgggccttgggccttgtaatagactaggcccatcccggaagtgtctccctccacctccacaaattagcacttaaccctagctttattttcctctataaataaCTTTGTATATCCTCAAAaacaattgggttttgtttagttgaattttgccaagtgccattcaccttgtctctagtcctcgctcgattagt
The window above is part of the Oryza sativa Japonica Group chromosome 7, ASM3414082v1 genome. Proteins encoded here:
- the LOC4342310 gene encoding pathogenesis-related protein 1, which gives rise to METPKISGVALAAAIAVVLAMATTPAVAQNSPQDFVDLHNAARRVEGVGEVVWDDAVAAYAENYAAERAGDCALIHSGSWEKAGYGENLFGGSGSEWTAADAVNSWVGEKDLYDYDSNSCLGSWDSCLHYTQVMWSRTTAIGCARVDCDNGGVFITCNYNPAGNFQGERPFERGLTLSA
- the LOC4342311 gene encoding pathogenesis-related protein PRB1-3, which encodes MERGASFAVVMAAMAVVLATTSTAQAQTTATDIVNIHNAARSAVGVPALSWDDNLAAYAQGYANQRAGDCALRHSDRNNYQYGENLSWNPSVQAWTAASSVDQWVAEKGSYDYASNSCVGGAMCGHYTQVVWRDTTAVGCAAVACNANRGVFFICTYFPAGNVQNQRPY